A region of the Dehalococcoidia bacterium genome:
GTCGGCGTACTCACCAGTGGTGCCAAACCCGGGCATCGAGCACATGACTATGTCCGGCCGCACCTCGCGCAGTCGCTCGTAGGTCAGGCCGAAGTTGCGCATTACCCTAGGTCTGAAGTTCTCGACAACGAGGTCAGATGTCGAGACCAGGTCCAGGAACAGCTCGCGGCCCTCCTCGTGATCGAGCCGGAGGGCCAGGTTGACCTTGTTGCGATTGAGCTTATTGTTGGTGCCGGACAGCCTGTCTATCGGAATGCGAGGATCGCTGATCTTGATGACCTCTGCGCCGTAGTCGCCCAGGATGCGGGTGGCCAGCGGGCCGGACCAGACGCGGGTGAGGTCTAGGATTCGGATGCCATTAAGAGGAGAGAGTGGAGAGGAGTGAGGAGTGAGCGGCTGCACTGTAGGGGCAGGTTTGAAACCTGCCCCTACGTCTTCAGTAGCCTCAAGCTTGTGCTCGCCCAGTCTCGGGGCGCGTGTGAATCTCGGCTGGGTCACGCTCATTTTGAACGGCACGGTTGGATACCTGAGCGGTCCGGCGTCAGGGTGATCAACTTCCTCGAACAGTTTTCGGTGGGCAAGCTGTCTATCTTCCAGGACCTCTCCGAGTTCCAGGAGGGGCGACGCTGGCTCAGACCACGTACCCGCCGCGAGCTCGAACACCTCTGCGCGGGTCTTGTCTTTCATCCAGTCGATGAGGATGGAATCGATCTCGCTGGCGTGCTTACGCCTCTCGGGGAAGGTATCGAATCGGGGCTCCTGCAGAAGTTCGGCACGTCCGAGCATAGGGAACAGCATCTCCCACTGCCCTTCAGTGGAGACAGCGAACGCCACGTAGCCGTCCTTGCACGGGAGCACAGTAATCGGGTAGCGACCATACGTACCCTTATTCTCCCACCGTCTGCCATGTCTGCTGCGCACGAGGCCGCTGTACGTGTGCATGACGGTCGTGAACTGGTGCAGCGCGGCGAGCGACTCGATCTCGGAGACTTCAACCCTGCCGCCATGTCCTGTCGAGACCCGCTTCCACAGAGCCACCATCGCTCCAGAGTACGCGTGCAGGCCCGCCAGGTACTCGGACTGATAGCCGGGCAGCATGAGCGGCTCGCGGTCTTCGTCACCCGACAGGTAGAGAAAACCACCGAGCGCGAGGCTCACTAGCGGAGTGCTGCGCCAGTCTGAGTACGGCCCGCTGGTGCCGAACGGCGTGAGGGACAGGTCTATCAGTCCCGGGTTTTCTACGAGGGCGCTATCCAGTGCGATATCAGACCGCGCCTCGGGGCTCCAGTCCTCGACGAGTATGTCCGCCGACTCTATGAGCCGTTTGAGCGCCTGAGCACCGTCACCCGAACGCGAGTCGAGCGCGACGCTTCGCTTCCCCATGTTGAGGTACAGGAAGAGGGTGCTCGCCTCAGACTTCTCGACATCGGACAGCCGGGGGCCCAAGGTACGTGTCCGGTCGCCGTGTGGAGTAGGTTCGACCTTGATTACGTCCGCGCCGAACGCCGCGAGCATTCGACCGCAGAATGGTCCAGCGACGCCTTCGGCGACCTCTACTACCCTGATGCCCTGGAGGGGGGATGCGGTCATGGCTCCCAGAACCTTCTTTTCCTCGGCGGACTGGAAGGGTATGTATTCGCGCCTTTCACCCTCACCCCAGCCCTCTCCCTGAGGGAGAGGGGGTTAGTTGACCGAGGTTCAGGTTTGAGAGCACTATCTGCATACCCTGCATCCCGCTAAGGGAGAAGGACCTCTATTCGCGGTCCTTGACGACGCCGTCGCTGAGGAGCGACTCGATCTCCGAGTCGGAGATACCGAGTGTCTCACTCAGCACTTCTTCGGTGTGCTCTCCCAGCAGCGGCGGGTGGCCCTGGGAGGACGCAGGCGTCCTGCTCAAGTGCTGCAGGGCGCTGCCCAGCAGTTGGACGCTGCCAAGGGTGGGGTGGTCCACGTCCCAGACTGCGTTACGCGCCTTGGCCTGCGGGTCGTCGAGCGCGTCGGCGATCGTGTTGATCGAAGTGACCGTGATGCCGGCCTCCTGGAGTGCGGTCAGCCAGTGCTCGCGTGTGTTCTGTTTAATCTTGTCGTTCAGCATGGACGCTAGCAGTTCCCTGTGGACTACTCGGGCGGCGTTGTCCACGAACCGCTCGTCATCTGGAAGCTCAGGCAGTCCGACCACGTCGCAAAGCCGTCGGAACTGATCGTCGTTGTTGGCGGCCAGCATGAAGAAGCCGTCGGACGCCTCGAAGTCCTGGTACGGCACGACCTGCGGATGCGCGTTGCCGATGCGGCCGGGGGCCTCGTTTGTCGCCAGGAAGCTCTGCGCGAGGTTGGCCATCGATGCGATCCCGACGTCGAACAGCGACACGTCTACGTGCTGCCCTTTGCCGCTCAGCGCTCGCTCGTGCAGCGCGGCCAGTATGCCTATCGTCGAATGCAACCCTGTCAGGATGTCGACCCACGCCACACCGACCTTGGTCGGTCGCCCATCGGCCTCGCCGGTCACGCTCATGATGCCGGTCATGCCCTGTAGGGCGGCGTCGTAGCCCGGCTCAGCGGCGCGCGGCCCAGTCTGTCCAAAGCCGGTGACCGAGGCGTAGATGACCTTCGGGTTGACCTTCGAGAGCGATTCGTAGTCCAGCCCGTATCGGGCAAGGTTGCCCACGCGGAAGTTCTCGACAAGTACGTCGGCGCGCTCGGCGAGTCCACGGATGATCTTCTGGCCCCGCTCGTCTCTCAGGTTGACGATCAGGCTCTTCTTGCCCCGGTTAGCAGACAGGTAGTACGCACTCTCGGTGCCCACGAACGGTGGACCCCAGCTTCTCGTGTCATCGCCCCAGGGGGACTCGATCTTCCAGACCGTCGCTCCCAGGTCCGCCAGGATCTGCGTCCCGAAAGGCCCGGCCAGTATGCGGGACATATCCAGTACCGTAATGTCGCTCAGCGCGCCCATGTGATTCTTCCTTCGTCGAAATTCAGACGCAATACTAAAGGTTTGGTATAGTCGGCACAACAGGAAAATGGCCCAGCGCGCTCACCTGACCGCACCTACAATTGATGTATAG
Encoded here:
- a CDS encoding CoA transferase, with the translated sequence MGALSDITVLDMSRILAGPFGTQILADLGATVWKIESPWGDDTRSWGPPFVGTESAYYLSANRGKKSLIVNLRDERGQKIIRGLAERADVLVENFRVGNLARYGLDYESLSKVNPKVIYASVTGFGQTGPRAAEPGYDAALQGMTGIMSVTGEADGRPTKVGVAWVDILTGLHSTIGILAALHERALSGKGQHVDVSLFDVGIASMANLAQSFLATNEAPGRIGNAHPQVVPYQDFEASDGFFMLAANNDDQFRRLCDVVGLPELPDDERFVDNAARVVHRELLASMLNDKIKQNTREHWLTALQEAGITVTSINTIADALDDPQAKARNAVWDVDHPTLGSVQLLGSALQHLSRTPASSQGHPPLLGEHTEEVLSETLGISDSEIESLLSDGVVKDRE
- a CDS encoding CoA transferase, whose translation is MTASPLQGIRVVEVAEGVAGPFCGRMLAAFGADVIKVEPTPHGDRTRTLGPRLSDVEKSEASTLFLYLNMGKRSVALDSRSGDGAQALKRLIESADILVEDWSPEARSDIALDSALVENPGLIDLSLTPFGTSGPYSDWRSTPLVSLALGGFLYLSGDEDREPLMLPGYQSEYLAGLHAYSGAMVALWKRVSTGHGGRVEVSEIESLAALHQFTTVMHTYSGLVRSRHGRRWENKGTYGRYPITVLPCKDGYVAFAVSTEGQWEMLFPMLGRAELLQEPRFDTFPERRKHASEIDSILIDWMKDKTRAEVFELAAGTWSEPASPLLELGEVLEDRQLAHRKLFEEVDHPDAGPLRYPTVPFKMSVTQPRFTRAPRLGEHKLEATEDVGAGFKPAPTVQPLTPHSSPLSPLNGIRILDLTRVWSGPLATRILGDYGAEVIKISDPRIPIDRLSGTNNKLNRNKVNLALRLDHEEGRELFLDLVSTSDLVVENFRPRVMRNFGLTYERLREVRPDIVMCSMPGFGTTGEYADYPAFGPSVEAMTGLSSMMGYEGGEPRTSSLAYPDPVAGLNAVAAIMTALHHRRRTGEGQFIDLALNEGPICQIGEHIAAYSRTGHQPPRTGNSHPVHAPYGVYPAAGDDDWVTICVQSDTEWRDLCGLMARPELAHDPKFSEESARRSNRDDVDSIVSEWSRTLDGEHIASTVQSVGIAAGRVAKNWQMLDDVHLNARGFFVELEEPDVGRKKYPGQAIIMDGLRKSDWMPSHRLGEHSEHIARDILGMSPRQIGQLESNETIGVFRED